In uncultured Draconibacterium sp., one genomic interval encodes:
- a CDS encoding HAD family hydrolase, translating into MDSSEKLQPIPTTFCPNLKTDSKEKIKAVIFDIYGTLLISSSGDIDQASLNKENMRAAMEAGGFDLSGCKEGTCSFLLDQLQEQVKKQHEELKTKGHPYPDVDIFEVWKGMFEAAENKGLLQLSGNESWADIIMVFELLSNRVYPMPGMKEVLLEIKKTGIPIGIVSNAQFYTPIIMNYFLTGEFSTDQHIDLFDEDLSVYSFKELRAKPDTALFNKFIPVLNSKYNIEPSETIFVGNDMLKDVYTATKAGLRTVLFAGDERSLRLREDDPRVKGMFPDFIINDLKQLLKIIG; encoded by the coding sequence TTGGATAGTTCAGAAAAACTGCAACCCATTCCCACCACTTTTTGCCCCAATTTAAAAACCGATTCGAAAGAAAAAATTAAGGCCGTAATTTTCGATATCTATGGCACTTTACTTATTTCATCGTCGGGCGATATCGATCAGGCTTCGCTGAACAAAGAGAACATGCGAGCCGCCATGGAAGCCGGAGGATTCGATCTATCGGGTTGTAAGGAAGGCACTTGCAGCTTTCTGCTCGATCAGTTACAGGAGCAGGTAAAAAAGCAACACGAAGAGCTAAAAACCAAAGGCCATCCCTACCCCGATGTCGATATTTTTGAGGTTTGGAAAGGTATGTTTGAAGCAGCCGAGAATAAAGGATTATTACAACTCAGTGGCAACGAATCGTGGGCAGACATCATTATGGTTTTCGAACTGCTAAGCAACCGTGTTTATCCCATGCCGGGAATGAAAGAAGTGCTGCTGGAAATTAAAAAAACGGGCATCCCCATAGGGATTGTTTCCAACGCGCAGTTCTACACACCCATTATCATGAATTATTTTCTGACGGGTGAATTTTCAACCGATCAACATATCGACCTTTTTGATGAAGACCTTTCGGTGTACTCGTTCAAGGAACTTCGGGCAAAACCCGATACCGCTTTGTTCAACAAATTTATTCCGGTATTGAACAGCAAATACAATATCGAACCATCGGAAACAATATTTGTGGGTAACGATATGCTGAAAGACGTTTACACCGCCACAAAAGCAGGTTTGCGAACGGTGCTGTTTGCCGGCGACGAACGCTCATTGCGACTACGTGAAGACGACCCTCGCGTAAAAGGAATGTTCCCTGATTTTATTATCAACGATTTAAAACAACTTTTGAAAATTATAGGATGA
- a CDS encoding creatininase family protein has product MKKVATLLLLAISTFVSAQDLSYRLEELTAPDFIKAVEKSSKTCIIPIGVMEKHGAQLPLGTDLYLSREYSLRAAEQEYTVVFPWYYFSQINEARHQPGTISYSPELIWKMLQETLDELHRNGFEKIIIVNGHGGNNAFLNYFGMAQLSEPRGYSLYWFRPEDSKELNEKAEALTRHDPYDAHAGNSETSAMVAAQPDVVHVDRAKQQSGVNQDRMKELKYVYTGIWWYASYPNHYGGEAWDANAEAGELWINHTVDQLVEMIKLVKADTVVPALQEQFFKEAADPLKTKQ; this is encoded by the coding sequence ATGAAAAAAGTTGCCACCTTATTGCTTTTGGCCATCTCCACGTTTGTATCTGCACAGGATTTGTCGTATCGCCTGGAAGAATTAACCGCGCCCGATTTTATTAAAGCTGTTGAAAAGAGTTCAAAAACCTGCATTATTCCTATTGGAGTAATGGAAAAACATGGCGCTCAACTGCCATTGGGTACCGACCTTTATTTGTCGCGCGAATATTCGTTAAGGGCAGCTGAACAGGAATATACAGTAGTGTTTCCGTGGTACTATTTTAGCCAGATAAACGAGGCCCGTCATCAGCCGGGTACTATTTCGTATTCGCCCGAACTGATATGGAAAATGTTACAGGAAACCTTGGATGAACTACATCGCAATGGTTTTGAAAAGATCATAATCGTAAACGGCCACGGAGGAAACAATGCTTTTCTGAATTATTTTGGAATGGCGCAGCTTTCAGAACCACGAGGATATTCACTTTACTGGTTTCGCCCGGAAGATAGCAAAGAGCTTAATGAAAAAGCTGAAGCTTTAACGCGACACGATCCGTATGATGCACATGCCGGAAACAGTGAAACTTCGGCAATGGTTGCTGCACAACCCGATGTGGTACATGTTGATCGGGCTAAACAACAATCAGGAGTTAATCAGGACCGCATGAAAGAATTAAAATATGTTTACACCGGAATTTGGTGGTATGCCAGTTACCCGAATCATTACGGCGGAGAAGCCTGGGATGCCAATGCCGAAGCAGGAGAATTGTGGATCAACCATACCGTAGATCAATTGGTTGAAATGATTAAACTGGTAAAAGCCGATACTGTTGTGCCGGCTTTACAAGAGCAGTTTTTTAAGGAAGCAGCTGATCCGTTGAAAACAAAGCAATAG
- a CDS encoding helix-turn-helix transcriptional regulator, whose translation MPIIVNLDVMMARRKMSLNELSEKVNLTLANLSILKTGKAKAVRFSTLEAICKALDCQPGDLLEYVEEE comes from the coding sequence ATGCCAATAATTGTAAATCTTGATGTAATGATGGCGCGGCGGAAAATGTCGCTCAACGAACTGTCAGAGAAAGTGAACCTCACCCTGGCCAACCTTTCGATTCTTAAAACCGGCAAAGCCAAAGCCGTACGTTTCAGCACCCTGGAGGCCATTTGCAAAGCGCTTGATTGCCAACCGGGTGATTTGCTGGAATATGTGGAGGAAGAATAA
- a CDS encoding DUF2975 domain-containing protein codes for MKKMGKTQTEHVLIFMKILALIAYVSFAIKAIILLYFYISSIWNPESAKNFFIGLDLLQLRQENFMQYSILVASAIVLSILKSIVWWLVVQLINKIKMTNPFTGEVAYKLEKISYLLFAVWVFAVTSGGFIAWLGEKAGNLNDSWNHGQFLFMAGLVFIISQIFKRGVELQNENDLTV; via the coding sequence ATGAAAAAGATGGGAAAAACTCAAACCGAACATGTTCTTATTTTTATGAAGATACTGGCCTTGATTGCATATGTTAGCTTTGCAATTAAAGCAATTATTCTTCTTTACTTCTATATTTCGAGTATTTGGAATCCGGAAAGTGCAAAGAACTTTTTTATAGGACTTGATCTACTGCAGTTACGGCAGGAAAATTTCATGCAATATTCCATATTAGTCGCTTCCGCAATTGTATTGTCTATTTTAAAATCCATTGTTTGGTGGTTGGTAGTACAGCTGATAAATAAAATCAAAATGACGAATCCATTTACCGGCGAAGTTGCGTACAAACTTGAAAAAATTAGCTATTTACTTTTTGCAGTGTGGGTATTCGCCGTTACTTCAGGTGGTTTTATTGCATGGTTGGGAGAAAAAGCAGGCAATCTGAATGACTCATGGAACCACGGCCAATTTCTGTTTATGGCAGGATTGGTGTTTATTATTTCGCAGATATTTAAACGTGGAGTTGAGTTGCAGAATGAAAACGATTTAACCGTATAA
- the rimO gene encoding 30S ribosomal protein S12 methylthiotransferase RimO, with product MAKKRVNVVTMGCSKNLVDSEVLLNQLQKGKFEVLHDSNETNFDAVFVNTCGFIHDAKQESIDMILDYAEAKKRGEIDKLYVMGCLSERYHNDLEAELPEVDKYFGKFDMKAMVEELKVTYAPEYIYERKITTPSHFAYLKISEGCNRSCSFCAIPKMTGRHKSRTIESLVMETRYLAKKGVKELLLIAQDLSYYGIDLYGKNQLAELINEVSKVEGIEWIRLHYLYPTKFPMEILPVMRENPKVCKYLDMPLQHISNRVLKNMLRHVTREETEALIAKIKEEVPEVVIRTTMLVGFPGETEEDFEELKEFVQEQKFGRLGVFPYSDEDGTYAANNFEDNLADEVKQARADEIMEVQQYISADLNQQKVGKEFDVIIDREESEYYVGRTEFDSPEVDGEVYITTDEKIKNGTIVKVKITGAEDYDLYGELI from the coding sequence ATGGCGAAGAAAAGGGTAAATGTGGTAACCATGGGATGTTCGAAAAACCTGGTTGATTCGGAGGTTTTGTTGAACCAGTTGCAGAAGGGGAAGTTTGAAGTATTGCACGATTCGAACGAAACCAATTTTGATGCAGTATTTGTTAATACCTGTGGTTTCATTCACGATGCCAAGCAGGAATCGATCGATATGATTCTGGATTATGCCGAGGCTAAAAAACGTGGCGAAATCGACAAACTTTACGTTATGGGATGTCTCTCGGAGCGTTACCACAATGACCTGGAAGCTGAATTGCCTGAAGTAGATAAATACTTTGGTAAGTTTGATATGAAAGCCATGGTGGAAGAGCTAAAAGTTACCTATGCGCCCGAATATATCTATGAGCGCAAAATTACTACGCCATCGCATTTTGCCTACCTGAAAATTTCAGAAGGTTGTAACCGTTCGTGTTCGTTTTGTGCTATTCCCAAAATGACGGGACGACACAAATCGCGCACTATCGAAAGCCTGGTGATGGAAACACGTTACCTGGCTAAAAAAGGAGTAAAGGAACTGTTGCTGATTGCCCAGGACCTTTCTTATTATGGAATTGATCTGTATGGAAAGAACCAGTTGGCTGAGCTGATAAATGAAGTCTCGAAAGTGGAAGGAATTGAATGGATTCGTTTGCATTATTTGTATCCTACCAAATTCCCGATGGAGATTTTGCCGGTAATGCGCGAAAATCCGAAAGTGTGCAAATACCTCGATATGCCCTTGCAGCACATCTCAAACCGCGTATTGAAAAATATGTTGCGCCATGTTACACGTGAAGAAACCGAAGCTTTAATCGCAAAAATAAAAGAAGAAGTTCCGGAAGTAGTTATTCGTACTACAATGCTTGTTGGATTTCCGGGTGAAACAGAGGAAGATTTTGAAGAGTTGAAAGAATTTGTACAGGAGCAGAAATTTGGCCGACTGGGTGTTTTTCCGTATTCGGATGAAGATGGTACCTATGCCGCCAATAATTTTGAAGATAATTTAGCCGACGAAGTAAAACAAGCTCGTGCCGACGAAATCATGGAAGTGCAACAATACATTTCTGCGGATCTCAACCAGCAAAAAGTAGGGAAGGAGTTCGATGTGATTATCGACAGAGAAGAGAGTGAATACTACGTTGGACGTACCGAATTTGATTCGCCTGAAGTAGACGGAGAAGTTTATATAACTACCGACGAGAAAATAAAAAACGGCACCATTGTTAAAGTGAAAATAACCGGTGCCGAAGATTATGATTTGTACGGAGAATTAATTTAG
- a CDS encoding TonB-dependent receptor, whose translation MKTSLILLFQFLILFAHAQVTISGVVLSESGIPLSGVNIFIQGTYDGTTTDSLGIFLFTTDATDEQTLIASCVGFETYAQQLNLTGDISDLKIVLIQEISELDEVIINAGTFEASDKKKSVVLKPLDVALTAGANGDIFGAFGKLPGSQTVGEEGRLFVRGGESYETKTFMDGMLVNTPYYSKMPDLPTRGRFSPILFNGSVFSTGGYSAEYGQALSSIVALNTVALEPETKSSISVLSVGLQGSHAKRWENTSLSISGEYLNTALSNKIFKQNIEWEKVPVIVGSTMLFRHKTSETGMIKSFASFSYDTSTLMYDNIDQTAFQEVSIDNKNLYSNTTYNEMLNDDWMIQTGVAFNIDRENMGIDSDDIATSRNSSQWKLTFSNYSIKGVTTTFGTEALVYKYDQEIDMDGNFNLSFSNNLFAGFAESEWKVTKNLALKAGLRTEYNSLINELNVVPRLSAAVKTSKNSQLSAAYGKFFQNPNDDYLKFTDELAPETSTHSILTWQYKKDSRTLRIEAYNKNYSDLVKFDEEFSAESGNYYNTGSGYSRGIDIFWRDQKQFGKADYWISYSWIDSKRNYRDYPMKVTPHYVSKHNLSVVYKQYFTKINSFISGSYTFASGRPYNNPNSPEFMAGKTKTYNDLSFGFTHLFYLFNTQTVAHVIVNNALGFNNVFGYNYAQTPDNNGVYQSQPIVPGQKRLIVFLLSFQL comes from the coding sequence ATGAAAACAAGTTTAATCCTACTCTTTCAATTTCTGATTCTGTTCGCTCATGCACAGGTCACAATTTCAGGAGTTGTATTATCAGAATCAGGAATCCCGCTTAGCGGAGTGAATATTTTTATTCAGGGAACTTACGATGGAACAACAACCGATAGCCTGGGTATTTTCTTGTTTACAACGGATGCCACCGATGAACAGACATTAATTGCCAGTTGTGTTGGATTTGAAACTTATGCACAGCAGCTCAATCTCACAGGAGATATTTCAGATTTAAAAATCGTGCTTATTCAGGAAATAAGCGAACTCGACGAAGTAATAATTAATGCGGGTACTTTTGAGGCCAGCGACAAAAAGAAGTCGGTTGTTTTAAAACCACTTGATGTGGCCTTAACGGCAGGTGCCAATGGCGATATTTTTGGTGCTTTTGGAAAATTGCCCGGTTCGCAAACAGTTGGCGAAGAAGGACGTCTTTTTGTTCGTGGTGGCGAAAGTTACGAAACCAAAACCTTTATGGACGGCATGCTGGTAAATACACCTTACTATTCAAAAATGCCCGATTTGCCCACACGCGGCCGGTTCTCCCCCATCCTTTTTAACGGATCAGTATTTAGCACCGGAGGTTACTCAGCCGAATACGGGCAGGCGCTTTCGTCGATTGTGGCTTTAAATACCGTTGCATTGGAGCCGGAAACAAAATCAAGCATTTCAGTTCTTTCCGTTGGCCTACAGGGATCTCACGCAAAAAGATGGGAAAACACTTCATTGTCCATCAGCGGCGAATACCTGAACACAGCGCTTAGCAACAAAATTTTCAAGCAAAATATTGAGTGGGAGAAAGTCCCTGTTATTGTTGGCTCAACCATGCTATTCCGGCATAAAACCAGCGAAACCGGAATGATTAAATCTTTTGCCAGTTTTAGTTATGACACCAGCACTTTGATGTACGACAACATTGATCAAACTGCTTTTCAGGAAGTTTCAATAGACAATAAAAATTTGTATTCGAACACAACCTACAATGAGATGCTGAATGACGACTGGATGATTCAAACCGGCGTTGCTTTTAATATCGATAGAGAAAACATGGGCATTGATTCTGATGATATCGCTACTTCCAGAAACAGCAGCCAGTGGAAACTTACATTTTCCAACTATTCCATAAAAGGTGTAACCACAACCTTTGGCACTGAAGCTTTAGTTTATAAGTACGACCAGGAAATTGATATGGATGGAAATTTCAATCTTTCATTCAGCAACAACTTGTTTGCGGGCTTTGCCGAATCGGAATGGAAAGTAACAAAAAACCTGGCGCTAAAGGCCGGCCTGCGAACCGAGTATAACTCGCTGATTAATGAATTAAATGTTGTTCCCCGACTTTCAGCAGCAGTTAAAACGAGCAAGAATAGCCAACTCTCGGCAGCTTACGGAAAGTTCTTTCAGAATCCGAATGATGATTATTTGAAATTCACCGACGAGCTTGCTCCTGAAACATCAACCCACTCCATATTAACCTGGCAGTATAAAAAAGACAGCCGTACTTTGCGCATTGAAGCCTATAATAAAAACTATTCCGACCTGGTAAAATTTGATGAAGAATTTTCTGCAGAATCCGGAAATTACTACAATACCGGCAGTGGTTATTCTCGGGGAATCGATATTTTCTGGCGTGATCAGAAACAGTTTGGGAAAGCCGATTACTGGATTTCCTATTCCTGGATCGACTCAAAAAGAAATTACCGCGATTACCCGATGAAAGTGACTCCGCACTATGTTTCGAAGCACAACCTTTCAGTGGTTTACAAGCAGTATTTTACAAAAATCAATTCATTCATATCAGGTTCCTATACTTTCGCCAGCGGACGTCCGTACAATAATCCCAACTCTCCCGAATTTATGGCCGGGAAAACCAAAACCTACAACGACTTGAGCTTTGGATTTACACATTTATTTTACCTTTTCAACACACAAACCGTTGCACACGTAATTGTAAACAATGCCTTGGGCTTTAACAATGTATTTGGGTACAACTACGCCCAAACACCCGACAACAATGGTGTTTATCAATCCCAGCCCATTGTTCCGGGGCAAAAACGACTCATTGTATTTCTACTATCATTTCAATTATAA
- a CDS encoding short chain dehydrogenase — translation MKIVVIGGQGTIGSAVARHFKRKHEVITASRNSGDVHVDMESSDSIKSMFETIGKVDAIVNCAGATKWGPFAELSEEDFYVGLRGKLMGQVNIVRIGKDYLNEGGSITLTTGVLADDPVFGATNSAMANNAIHGFVLAVSQEHRTEFRLNVVSPELVEDSAERLGNAFPGHTPVSMQKVAKGYERSVEGLRTGEIIRVYE, via the coding sequence ATGAAGATAGTAGTTATTGGAGGACAAGGAACAATTGGTAGCGCTGTTGCCAGGCATTTTAAAAGAAAGCACGAAGTAATTACTGCCAGCCGAAATAGTGGCGATGTGCATGTTGATATGGAAAGTTCTGATTCGATAAAAAGTATGTTTGAAACGATCGGTAAAGTTGATGCCATTGTAAATTGCGCAGGAGCTACAAAATGGGGGCCTTTTGCCGAACTCTCGGAAGAGGACTTTTATGTTGGTTTAAGAGGCAAACTGATGGGACAGGTAAATATTGTTCGAATTGGGAAAGACTACTTAAACGAAGGTGGGTCAATAACACTAACAACCGGAGTATTGGCCGACGATCCGGTGTTTGGAGCAACCAATTCGGCTATGGCAAATAATGCCATCCATGGTTTTGTTCTTGCTGTTTCGCAGGAACATCGGACTGAATTCCGGCTAAATGTGGTTTCTCCCGAGCTCGTTGAAGATTCGGCAGAACGACTTGGAAATGCATTCCCGGGGCACACGCCTGTTTCGATGCAGAAAGTGGCCAAAGGCTACGAGCGAAGTGTTGAAGGTTTGCGAACAGGAGAAATTATTCGTGTTTATGAGTAA
- a CDS encoding nuclear transport factor 2 family protein, with amino-acid sequence MSNLDVLKKGYQLFAEGNIEAVLELWDEKIVWHECPGFPFIEDEGIFVGGQAIVEGVLAKLPTHYDDFKIEIHDFVVGGDKIVMVGYYTGVWKATGKRFKANATHTWTFNKDGKPNAFFQAVDTALIINP; translated from the coding sequence ATGAGTAATCTTGACGTATTAAAAAAAGGCTATCAGCTATTTGCCGAAGGCAACATTGAAGCCGTTCTTGAACTTTGGGACGAAAAAATAGTATGGCACGAGTGCCCAGGCTTCCCATTTATTGAAGACGAGGGAATCTTTGTAGGGGGGCAGGCAATTGTTGAAGGTGTCTTAGCCAAATTACCGACACACTATGATGATTTTAAAATTGAAATCCATGATTTTGTTGTTGGGGGTGACAAAATTGTTATGGTTGGATACTACACGGGAGTGTGGAAAGCAACCGGCAAACGTTTTAAAGCCAATGCTACACATACATGGACATTTAATAAAGACGGAAAACCAAATGCCTTTTTTCAGGCTGTTGATACCGCTTTAATCATCAACCCATAA
- a CDS encoding YbaK/EbsC family protein, whose protein sequence is MPVKKLKAFLDENNVKYIVIRHSSAFTAQEIAAKSHISGKEFAKTVIVNVDGKMAMTVLPASYQVDFELLKDIFGTPHVSLASEAEFQRFFPDCEIGAMPPFGNLYDMEVFVAETLAEDEEIAFNAGTHTEMIKMSYADFERLVEPRVFKFSWKTVSMPGDPSERWAFE, encoded by the coding sequence ATGCCAGTAAAAAAACTCAAAGCATTTCTTGACGAAAACAATGTAAAGTACATTGTAATCCGACATTCAAGTGCCTTTACCGCCCAGGAAATTGCAGCAAAAAGTCACATTTCGGGTAAAGAGTTTGCAAAAACTGTAATTGTAAATGTAGATGGTAAAATGGCTATGACCGTACTTCCTGCTTCGTATCAGGTTGATTTTGAACTGTTGAAAGATATCTTCGGAACACCACATGTTAGTCTGGCGAGTGAAGCTGAATTTCAACGTTTTTTCCCTGATTGCGAAATAGGAGCGATGCCACCATTTGGCAACCTTTACGATATGGAGGTTTTTGTGGCCGAAACACTTGCTGAAGATGAAGAAATTGCATTTAATGCAGGTACTCACACCGAGATGATTAAAATGAGCTATGCTGATTTTGAACGTCTGGTTGAACCGCGGGTATTTAAATTTTCGTGGAAAACAGTTTCTATGCCGGGGGATCCGAGTGAAAGGTGGGCATTTGAATGA
- a CDS encoding sodium ion-translocating decarboxylase subunit beta, which yields MRKIVQLLFVLIFLAPSVYAAGQPEKLSDVITKGKWINHSDGYVPIPTYKEGEPDQKEDPTTVKRYKTFTFETDGGFLLDSAKQRYSGRYEVIGDEVELHFNTVPITELRTNKDLNQQGGYNVTTLQVKLPNRVLKINADGNLSGDGYIYKRYSGAVAGLFNFYEFSGFANIAWGNIIMMIVGFIFLYLAIKYDFEPMLLIPIGFGILIGNIPMFQVADFNLKLGVYEPGSVLNILYQGVVQGWYPPLIFLGIGAMTDFSSLISNPKLMLLGAAAQIGIFLTFLGAIYLGFAAPEAGAIGIIGGADGPTAIFISSKLANGLNVLPDGTTVKNLIGPIAIAAYSYMALVPVIQPPVIRLMTTKRERLIRMKPPRAVSKTEKVLFPIIGLILTAYIAPSALPLIGMLFFGNLLKESGVTKRLANTAANPLIDAITILLGITVGASTQADVFLTPASIKIFGLGAASFVIATAGGVAGAKIMNLFLKKENKINPMIGAAGVSAVPDSARVVQGMGLKEDPTNHLLMHAMAPNVSGVIGSAVAAGILLSFLM from the coding sequence ATGAGAAAAATAGTTCAATTATTATTCGTATTGATTTTTCTTGCGCCCTCAGTATATGCTGCTGGTCAGCCGGAAAAACTCAGCGATGTAATTACAAAGGGGAAATGGATAAATCATTCCGACGGATATGTACCAATTCCTACTTATAAAGAAGGAGAACCTGATCAAAAAGAGGATCCAACCACAGTAAAACGTTACAAAACGTTTACATTTGAAACCGATGGAGGATTTCTTCTTGACTCAGCAAAACAGCGATATTCAGGCCGTTACGAAGTTATTGGAGACGAAGTTGAGTTGCATTTTAATACCGTTCCGATTACTGAGTTGCGCACTAACAAGGATCTGAATCAACAGGGAGGTTATAACGTTACAACCCTTCAGGTAAAATTACCTAACCGCGTTCTTAAAATTAACGCCGACGGCAACCTGTCGGGAGACGGATATATTTATAAACGCTACAGCGGCGCGGTAGCCGGTTTGTTTAACTTCTACGAATTTTCGGGATTTGCCAACATAGCCTGGGGAAACATCATCATGATGATTGTAGGATTTATTTTCCTTTACCTGGCTATTAAGTACGATTTTGAACCGATGCTTTTAATCCCTATCGGATTTGGTATTTTAATTGGGAACATTCCGATGTTCCAGGTGGCTGATTTTAACCTGAAATTGGGTGTTTACGAGCCTGGTTCGGTACTCAACATTCTTTACCAGGGTGTGGTTCAGGGATGGTATCCTCCACTTATTTTCCTTGGTATTGGTGCAATGACCGACTTTTCGTCACTGATCTCGAATCCAAAACTGATGTTACTGGGTGCAGCTGCGCAGATTGGTATTTTCCTTACGTTCCTTGGAGCGATTTATTTGGGATTTGCCGCACCTGAAGCCGGTGCAATTGGTATTATTGGTGGTGCCGACGGTCCTACAGCGATTTTCATTTCATCGAAACTGGCGAACGGATTAAATGTTCTGCCCGACGGAACCACGGTGAAAAACCTGATTGGCCCTATCGCGATTGCAGCTTATTCGTATATGGCACTTGTTCCGGTTATTCAACCACCGGTAATCCGACTAATGACTACTAAAAGAGAACGTTTGATCAGAATGAAACCTCCACGTGCGGTTTCTAAAACAGAGAAAGTACTGTTCCCGATTATTGGTCTGATTCTTACTGCATACATTGCACCATCGGCATTACCACTTATTGGTATGTTATTCTTTGGTAACTTGCTAAAAGAATCGGGTGTAACAAAACGTTTGGCAAATACTGCAGCCAATCCACTTATCGATGCCATTACAATTTTGCTTGGTATTACGGTGGGAGCTTCAACTCAAGCCGACGTATTCCTTACTCCGGCATCAATTAAGATCTTCGGTCTTGGTGCAGCTTCTTTCGTAATTGCGACGGCTGGTGGTGTTGCTGGTGCTAAAATCATGAACCTGTTCCTGAAAAAAGAGAACAAGATAAATCCAATGATTGGAGCAGCCGGTGTATCTGCAGTACCTGACAGTGCAAGGGTTGTTCAAGGTATGGGATTAAAAGAAGACCCAACCAACCACTTGTTAATGCACGCTATGGCACCAAACGTTTCGGGTGTTATTGGTTCGGCAGTAGCAGCTGGTATTTTGTTGAGCTTCCTGATGTAA
- a CDS encoding biotin/lipoyl-containing protein, whose product MKKYKFTISGNEYDVHLKDIEDNVAELDVNGTIYEVQIHGEVKTSKTPKLIRKPVEKMPGEGQIKKTQSTGKHKVTAPLPGTILKINVSVGDVVTEGQNLMVMEAMKMENQVQTTKGGEVTAIKVNVGDSVLQDDLLIEIA is encoded by the coding sequence ATGAAAAAATATAAATTCACAATTAGTGGTAACGAATACGACGTTCATTTAAAAGACATTGAAGACAATGTTGCCGAATTAGATGTAAACGGAACCATTTACGAAGTTCAAATTCACGGAGAAGTAAAAACTTCAAAAACTCCGAAACTGATTCGGAAACCGGTTGAAAAAATGCCTGGAGAAGGTCAGATCAAAAAAACTCAATCAACCGGCAAACACAAAGTAACAGCACCACTACCAGGTACAATTTTGAAAATTAATGTATCGGTTGGCGACGTAGTAACCGAAGGCCAAAACCTGATGGTTATGGAAGCCATGAAAATGGAAAACCAGGTACAAACCACAAAAGGTGGAGAGGTTACAGCCATTAAAGTTAATGTGGGCGACAGTGTGTTGCAAGATGATCTGTTAATAGAAATTGCTTAA
- a CDS encoding OadG family protein codes for MEPLSILLASSVQFGYTVAIVGFCIVFAALTCLVIVFNNAPKLINMKFNKEKLKRNKTKGQAEVKEDEDYIEGNVTAAISLALHMYFNELHDEESNIVTIKKVKKSYSPWSSKIYSVQNNWPR; via the coding sequence ATGGAACCATTATCAATTCTATTAGCCAGTTCTGTTCAGTTTGGGTACACTGTTGCAATCGTTGGATTCTGCATTGTTTTTGCAGCACTTACCTGTTTGGTTATTGTGTTTAACAATGCTCCAAAGTTGATTAACATGAAATTCAACAAGGAGAAGCTAAAAAGAAACAAAACCAAAGGGCAGGCAGAAGTTAAGGAAGACGAAGATTACATTGAAGGTAACGTAACTGCAGCAATCAGTTTGGCCCTGCACATGTACTTTAACGAACTGCACGACGAAGAGAGTAACATCGTTACCATTAAAAAGGTAAAGAAATCATACTCTCCATGGAGTTCTAAAATTTACAGTGTACAAAACAACTGGCCGCGATAA